In Vigna angularis cultivar LongXiaoDou No.4 chromosome 8, ASM1680809v1, whole genome shotgun sequence, one DNA window encodes the following:
- the LOC108344768 gene encoding uncharacterized protein At3g28850, protein MGCANSKQKGCQHCHCDGPYYSSVPRSFSVHVHHPPQSKGDSYHVVALTSTTLGSLDQEPHINHGNGLRFPSGKVIDSDSFRPRNEEEEEEEEEEEKGKRQREEKTWSEMIEQMLPKAIMKTPISTPPCEPETINTWELMEGLEDTSPYRSPKHLKSFSFDVNFKGHVHDPPKPCGFVKNGNDSAKSICNQKSEEEEEEEGSNGCSVLKAAASNFDDPQVVVVSSSDESLQGNMARKGFSFSTEEEKKISNDDDVVVDLKATPFKKEKVVLYFTSLRGVRKTYEDSCHVRLILKGLGVRVDERDVSMHSGFKEELKELLGHGYGKGGLGLPRVFIGRNYVGGAEDIQQLHEDGKLEKLLDCCEKIKDNVDDEGVCEACGDVRFVPCETCYGSCKIYYEGYDDEEEEDDGEVGEYGFHRCPDCNENGLIRCPICCY, encoded by the coding sequence ATGGGTTGTGCTAATTCCAAGCAAAAGGGGTGTCAACATTGTCACTGCGACGGCCCTTACTATTCCTCTGTGCCTAGAAGCTTCTCAGTGCATGTACATCACCCTCCTCAAAGCAAAGGAGACAGTTACCATGTTGTGGCATTGACATCAACCACTCTAGGTTCTCTGGACCAGGAGCCTCACATCAACCATGGCAATGGTTTAAGGTTTCCCAGTGGCAAGGTCATTGACAGTGACAGTTTCAGGCCACGGaatgaggaggaggaggaagaggaagaggaagaggaaaagGGAAAGAGACAGAGAGAGGAAAAGACATGGTCTGAAATGATTGAGCAAATGTTGCCAAAAGCAATTATGAAGACTCCAATCTCAACACCGCCTTGTGAGCCAGAGACTATCAACACGTGGGAACTGATGGAAGGCCTTGAAGACACAAGCCCTTATAGATCACCGAAGCACCTCAAGAGTTTCTCTTTTGATGTTAATTTCAAAGGCCATGTTCATGATCCACCCAAGCCTTGTGGGTTCGTTAAGAATGGCAACGATTCAGCCAAATCAATATGCAATCAGAAGagtgaagaggaggaggaggaggagggatCAAATGGTTGTTCAGTTCTCAAGGCTGCAGCTTCAAATTTTGATGATCCGCAAGTGGTTGTTGTTTCCTCATCAGATGAATCATTGCAAGGGAACATGGCCAGAAAGGGGTTTTCGTTTTCTActgaggaagagaagaagatcagcaatgatgatgatgttgtggTGGATTTGAAGGCTACACCATTTAAGAAGGAGAAGGTGGTGTTGTATTTCACTAGCCTGCGTGGTGTGAGAAAGACTTATGAGGATTCCTGCCACGTGAGGCTAATTCTAAAGGGGTTAGGTGTGAGGGTGGATGAGAGAGATGTGTCGATGCATTCAGGGTTCAAGGAGGAGCTCAAAGAGCTATTGGGTCATGGATATGGCAAGGGAGGATTAGGATTGCCAAGGGTGTTTATTGGGAGGAACTACGTTGGTGGAGCAGAAGACATTCAACAACTGCATGAGGATGGAAAACTTGAGAAATTGCTTGATTGTTGTGAGAAGATTAAAGACAATGTTGATGATGAGGGAGTATGTGAGGCTTGTGGGGATGTAAGGTTTGTGCCATGTGAAACTTGCTATGGAAGTTGTAAAATCTACTATGAAGgttatgatgatgaagaagaagaagatgatggtgaGGTTGGTGAGTATGGATTTCATCGTTGCCCTGACTGCAATGAAAATGGACTGATCCGCTGCCCCATCTGCTGCTACTAG